One genomic segment of Aliarcobacter cibarius includes these proteins:
- a CDS encoding EscU/YscU/HrcU family type III secretion system export apparatus switch protein produces MAKKIEENFIQKAVALQYDLEKDNAPLITAKGQGVTASNIIKIAKDNNIPIQKDEDLVELLSKIDIDKEIPNSMYKAVAEIFSFIYDLSKKK; encoded by the coding sequence ATGGCTAAAAAAATAGAAGAAAACTTTATTCAAAAAGCCGTAGCCTTACAATATGATTTAGAAAAAGACAATGCTCCTCTAATTACAGCAAAAGGACAAGGTGTAACAGCTTCAAATATTATTAAAATAGCCAAAGACAATAATATACCTATTCAAAAAGATGAAGATTTAGTTGAACTTTTATCAAAAATAGATATTGATAAAGAGATACCAAATTCTATGTACAAAGCTGTTGCAGAAATTTTTTCCTTCATTTATGATCTATCCAAAAAAAAATAA